The DNA region ctttgaaattaaaaaaatgcctaaaTAGCGCTAGTATCATGTCCTCCCTCCGCCATGTCTTCTTCACAACATAAGAAGCACACGTTGCGCATGCGTAGAGACTGATAGAGACTATTTCACGAGTTCTCCACACCGTGATTATCGACCGCGGGGGTTACCATGGTAATTAAGACATAAACGGTAACCTTCACCTTCAGAAATGTAACCGTGGTTTACCGTGATACCGGTAACCATTACATCCCTACTCCATAGAATGCTGTTTTTGCGCGGTGcattacctttaatctgattggtcagctatgatgtgatgcatttgattgtctggtcatttaattttttgtagtttcacaatgactgttgatcatttaaaaagtacaagtacccataaaattaactcagttacagtaatgtgagtacttgtaatctgtaaCTTTCACCTCTAGTGGTTAGTGATAGTTGACATATTATTTGCTTAAATACTTAATTTAAAAAGAGGTAGTTAGACATGTGTATAAACAGgtggtctgtgtgtgcgtgagttcacatgtttgtatttttaaataaaaagcttaaatatttaatttcacattttatttacaaaacatgTGATTTACAATAGAAGAGAGAGGAAGTCCAGGTTAGTGCTGTTGGTGCTGATGATGATTGATGTAGGTTGTTGAGTGGTAACCATGTTTCCTGATTCCTGTCTGATGGATGCTGGGGTGATTATTTAACTTTCTCAGCACAAACAACTTTGATCAATCTGcatttcctcttcttcctctaaAATCAAACACATGGAACatttagtcagctgataaaacactttcaccGTCACCTTTAAGGTTGCTGTGTCATCATGTCTGCAGAGGGGACTTACATAGTTGTTTTTGTTACTCCATTGGGGGTTCTCAAGGGAGTGGAGGATAGCACCCCGTTTGGCCTCACGAACATATTTTTCTTTGTCCTCTGGTGACAATGATTTCCACTGTAGAAAAgcatcagtcacacacacactgaagaccAGAGTTTAAAGATCTCAGATGATTCCTGGAGGAACAAACTAACTTACCCGTTCACCGAGGTGTTTGTTCACCACAGCGCTCGTCCTCACGCCCAGCTCCGCCTCCGCAGACGCCCTGTTCTGTTTCAGGAAGCGCATGAAGGCGTTGAGGGGCTTTTTAACATATGGCTCCTCCGTCACCTTCTCCTTCTTTCTGAAGGAAcaaatcacaaatacacagtgtaAGAGCACGGTCAAGAGTCAGTCACAAGAAATACATGTAGGATTAAAATTACTCACTGTGAGACTGGGACCTTCCCTGGGAACGCTGTTTGCACTGGGGGCACTGGTTGAACCATCAAACCAAAGTCATTCCCATTCCTACAAAGTTAAACACACATAAACTGGATCAGAAATCACGTCTGCGTTTAATCTCGTCTGTTTGCTGGTTTACTTACTGTCCTCCAAAAGTGGGAGCTGTATATATCCCTGGACTGTAAACTGGAATTCCATAATCCTAGAGACATAAAAACACATGCATGTTAGACACCCCGTCATGGTTTTAATACAAAGatctacaaaaatacatgaaggcGTGTGTTAAAGATCTTACTGTCATAGCAGGCACAGCATTAGTagtaaaggttgagaactcaACATATTGTGCATCCTGCATGTAGACGACATTAGGATCTAGAGGGACGTTTACGGGCCCTAGATTTTGTGAGTGCCAGTGCTCAGCTTCAGGCAAGGGGTCCATAATTGGGGTGAAGGCTGGTTGACCCTGAGGTTCTTGGGCAGTGTACGTGTGATCATGAAGAAATGCGAGTAGATGATTCTGTTGGGCCCCGTACTGGCCATCATTGACTGTTTGGTCCTGAAAGTGATGGGTACAGTCACATTATTAAGTAGAAAATTCTacagaagtacacaaaaggTCCAGGTTCTTACCTCCTCAAACTCCTGCAGATCTCGGAAAAACGCCTGCTCATCAAAAAAATCTACATCAAAAATATCATTTAGGATCTGAGGAAAGAAAGAGGCTCAGTGAGCAGATCAGTGACATCATGTGTTAGTAACAGGCTAAAGTAATGTAACCATTTAGATCAGTGATTTTTACAAGCATTTTACAGTCATGCAGAGAATCACAATATtaatacacagaatgacctAATCAAGGATGGCATCAATCATCAAAAGTTAGCCAAAAACAACTGAACCAAGGCCTCATCTTTTAAGAGTACCTAACCCCAAaagcacttttttctgctgaatacatatgtattttggtactaagtagtgctgttgattgattctggtccaactctcaacattgtagtcaaagtatttcaatttgttgtattttgttgtaaaatgtcagagtgactgccctcaatggattaaattacaattgatttttactattggctgaaaacaagatcatggattgagagaagagtgaatagaaaGGTAttttgagtagctagttagcttagcatagattgttcattggagattttatagtatagactgggcgtgtcttactgctccaAGAGCCcctcccataatcaaggcattttaatttccctcctagtggtaGGTCAGGAAAAAGCAggtgtttagttactctttaaggagAATGTTTCTATAAATAACTGAGATAGAACTTCTCCTGGGAATGGAACCAAATTTCGTATCACAAAATGTTGCCATATAAAATTAATCGGTTCACGAAATAAAATCCAGtaaacaaagttttaaaaacgTGATGAAATTGTCCCTCTTGCCGTAGTCGCTCAGACgctgcagtgtttacaagatggaTGCTCCGCCGGTTGTGTGTCGTGATGAAACAGCGACAGACTAAACTGTCCTTAGAACTTCTGTTTTTCAACATatctatttgttgtttttgtttttgttttttttttacattttattgtgaGTATTACTTATTGTGAGCCCtatatcatatttcatattatATTGTGAGTTGACCATTTCATTATAACTTTAACTTCTACCAATATAAATTCactgataatataatgatacaGAAATATAGAGCATAATTTGTGTTTCGGTGATGTCTTACGTCATTAGAAACTGGCTGTAGAAGATCAGGAGAAGATTGTCTTCTGGGGTTGTTTAACTTATCTGAACCTTCAGAATGGAAATGCTTCCAGTCCTCTTTTTTCCACTTCATGATGACTTTTATGCTGAtgtgaaacaaagcaaaggaaataAATCAGATGCTGAGGCTCACGTATGGGAACAACACCTTGCAGAGACCTTCAACTAAACTATTCAATTTATCTGTTCCATCATGTCTAACAGTGACGTTCTGCCTCTATCTCtgcagtgtgtttttatttggctCATATATTGTGTCTTTCCAGTAAACATGATACAAACAGAAACATGAACACACTAACTGTGACGTGCAGTGTAATAATTCACACACTAACCAAGGTTCAATAATAACATGGTTGATTGCTAAACAGCTGCTAACATTTTACcacactacatgctaagcaCAGCAGAGTTGAAAAACATCTCATTGATATCATTAAGGGTTACATTGCATTTTCTCTGTATTGATCATTTTTAGCATGTTTATGTAGAAACCAGTGGAAGCAGGTCACTGTCACATTAAGTTTGGAAGCATAAGCTCACTTTAAAATCActtactttgagttgtttaaaaaagtcGTCTGAATGCTGTTTTGCAAACTTTTGCTGAAGATAAAACAAAGTTTTCTAAATAACAAATTAATATGGAATCTATTAAGggagatttattatttttgttgaaataacTGAAGAATTAAGGTTTTCTATGCTGGAGATGAATACTTGCTGCACTTCAAAGCCAAGTTGGTTTGTTTGTGCAGGTTACTATGGAACCCAGAAATATGGAACACTTGGTTTCTATAACGATCACTTTAATTTGACTCAGTAGCCTAAGGCCATCTACGAACAGTGCCTGCCCCGAATTATATCAAATACAATTAGAAAATAATAGTCCaaactaattaaaataaaaaataatgatataatgtgtgtttgtgtgtgtgtggctagtCGACTAAATGCACTCTGCAAAgcataatatttagcactgtaatataggctacataTCTATCTAATAAATCAAGAAGcgtctgcgtgtgtgtatgtgtttgtggagtgaatTTCTCACTGACGCGGTGTCTGTTCCACCTGAAACTTTTGTAACAGCCTCCACATGACCCTGATGTGTGCATCCTTTATTTTAGactaatttggtgttgcaaaattttagtttgttctgtgCGACTGTTTTTGTCAAAAGCTACCCCCCCAttaaaaaccaaattaaattttctttaaaaaaaaaacaacaacttaaaaaTCACATAAGTTAAAttgatgtgattttaattaaatttgatataACATTGATCAATACAGGACAAAATTCATTTATGAAATGTGGGTCTATTAAGCATCAAAGTCATGAAGTAATTAGATAACAAACGGGTCTTTTCACCTGCTTTATGTAAAGTGTCTTGCAATAACACGTGTTGTGAAATGGCACTTTACAAATAAAGActgattgattagtgaagttattttcAGACGTAATGGcctctttcaatggcaaaataaaaaaatcaagaatCTACAGAAGAAAGTTTATGTTTAGTTCtaaacatatttttgttgtttttttacacacacacacacacacacacacacacacacacgataagcACCtttgcactaagaaatgttaaatgcgaAATAATTAGTTTTATTTGTTCGAATTTGtatcttttatcagattctacctaaactgccgcattggtgcaaactttatttatcaatctatcATCAGGATTAAATCAGGGAAATTGTGCACGCTCTACTTAAGTTCCCTCaatgggctctattctcccatgtgcgtaagtccaaaaagccacacagcggcgctgtttttggctgtatgctattctccccctgtacttaagtcagtagCTGCTCGCCTTCATCCCGGTTACACACTGTGGGCTGAGcgtccctgaaatgtgggtgttcccattcaaatctggcttttttCTCTGCGGTGTGTGTAattccttttcctcttatgtgcttctaaccctggaataagtgcagcgccccaataaggtgaaacattatattgcactaaaaATATAGacatagttacatttgaagccacacggactcgtgcgtcacgcaacagcagctgtgatcactcagctgctgctgcgtgattaattaaaactctgacagacgtattacactattttcatactatgtccaacgtgaAGTCACAGTTTAATCCAcgacagagtgaaacaagctgtcatatgcagatgaggatggaacacaaactgttcccacacatattttattgaggctcagctcaggtcactataaacaatggatttttaaaactgtgtattatggaagccaatagttctgttttaCTGCAAACATCCTTCTGTATTAAAGCGGGACGCTCTGCGGCcaggttatttcctcatatctccagcacaTCTAACTTAGTCaggctttacagcgatgatgatgatgaagatcaaggaaagagattttaactgtgactcagacagaatgcggccgatcctcagtcacactgcaataatctgatcaaatcaacctgttatattgtttatcaatgaaggcgtttcaaattaaaagtgaactttatcattttcacagatttcaatgacattaataagcgttgggaaaactccatgttccgtgatttgtATACAACACGCcgtcattcacacatacgcgtTTTTTGGCTTCTTACAGGCGGTGGGCGTgccagcagcctggaccggaaaATACGCATTGGCGAGAAGTGCAGGCGTGtgaaaaagcgcttaagtccagacgggagaatggacccctatatgaatacatacttccgacgggcactgtactagtatatagtgaaagcctatttttatttctatttattatttattattattattattattattattattattattattattattattattactcaccttagttacaaatgttgatcactgaggacacctgttGGTCAATATTTAAGATATTAGACCCAATTTAGtcgtttttaaaagccctttgtgtagtcactcctgtagattctacgCAGCTTTCAAGTTAACCTGAGTTACCATGagtacctgtcaacattgagctgttctaacttaCCCTGAGTCactatgactacctgtcaacaatgAGCTGTTCTAACTTACCCTGAGTTactatgactacctgtcaacaatgagctgttctgcatttaagacaattttataaaataataattactggtatcattgcagtccaaacaattcaatgttgcacacctttgaaccaagcagcagccatgttgaaagtctcaggtcaatctgaagCTGATTCTCAGAGATAttagaggaacacacacacagtgattccttgctttatagatagattagaaTGATCTGATCTGAATTGATTCaataactttttagccaaaataataattcaataagtGTGACTGAAACTCTAGTTTCTAttgttttcaccattttttcatttttattcacttaaaCTAATGACATtctgtgtacccctgggggtacccgtaccccactttggaaaTCTAGGCATTTCTCATATTTGCAAAACATCTGTTGCTTGATGTCAGGGAAGAAGGATTCTGGCTCTCAGTGATAATAGTTCCACATCTTGGTTTTATATTTCCCTTCTTTTCTGCTTCTGTTCAGTGCCCTGCTCGCAATGCTGCGTGTGTAGCTCCTCCCCTTCACTGTGTTGGCCAATCAGGTGCTGCTTTTTACTAAGAAATTAAATCAAGTCGACTCACATTCTGGAACGGCTCTCGTCGTTCTTCAACAAGTCAGATACTGAAAACCTACTAAATACCCGTGTTTACCCTGGACTACACCAGTGTTGATAACCTGTTTGTCAGGTTATCACTCGTTTTTAGGAGTCATTGCTTTCATTACTCCtcacaacagcatgaaaagcacagttagatgatcgctgagtgcatcctaatcCAGATCTTCCCCAAAACAAGCCACACAACAGGagtcactcacacatgctgtccattagatgagtggttctcaaccttttcagcccgcaacccccaaaatatagGTGCCAGAGACTAGAGACCACcactaaaaatggtggaaaaggtggtgaaatgggatttaaaagacaaaaattggTATAAAGTTGCTaactagagtggccaaaaatagatggaaaaagtggtaaaaagggttcgaagtgtcaatattgacaaTGTATGGGGGGGGGTTAATGTAAGAAATACTTTGGTTTTtgttcccatttttcatgagctgaactcaaagatctaaaacattcactaagattgcagcactaataggtgtgtgtgtagacgtggttgagaccgccctatttaaatgaacattttgctggTTCAACGTGGACAggagcacaaaatgacatttgaagaagtttaataggaggcaggtggacttctctgtctgcacaAATattcaataatgtaaaaatataaataaacaaatacaaatgctgtttaataaactgcaaaatgtaatgttatttttccccctaaattaatgtggctgctcctcCAGGTCCTTTAACTTTGCTATTATCAGTCCATGGAAACAGAAACAGCTTTGGACACAaactattgatctgttgatgccattgatcagagttactgcagcaacagaTAAATCAGTCTGCAGCAACTGAAGATGATCAACTGATCATCacccagcaggtctgagctcctgagtagtGATGTGTCACGTACACTCGGATGTGAACCTTGTGCCATTGCTGCGTAAATTATGCAGGACTTCACACGCGCCACCTCGGGTGTTCAGCTGTTTctctcctcacacacactttacgcTGCAGTCTCTTTCAGTAGCTGTTAATACtgacaattgttttatttagattaTTATCCTGTattagaaaggttaactggatccttttttcatctccgctgtgtattgtgtcaacattcactgcagccatgatctctgtgtgtgagtttgcactTGTCTGTGAGTCAGACTATTTTCCAGAGCAGAAACAGTCACCACAAACAGTTCtaggtttgatgaattgcattgcgtccactgcattgatttatttgcatttcctcctcccatttttttctcCCATTGTTTGATCAGCCTACATTATATattcatcaaaaggaaacacgctaaatggattgtaggtgaaaaaaagatggaaaaggttgaaactgttgcatgaaactttgttttgatctccactgtaaacattaaCATTGGTGGAAAAGTTTggtacattgcattgtgggatgtagtaTCTCGGCATTCTTGATTTGAAGTAtcaatttttgatttatttaaaatttgatggaaactgcactttttctttaatttattggGGTTTGTGTATAACTTTAGTAAAACTACTGTAGACTGTTTAAACTGTGTGACTATTCCTCTTGTTCACTGTCCCTGTTGTGATATTCTGTATTATCTCAACTaaaaaactgcttcatatttgtatttgttgatTTTCAAGTGTGGCTCTTGTATGTGTGTGGCCTGTTATTAGAAGGTGATAAATCACTCtgttataaatgttatttaagtAAACAGAGGAGtatagagtactgatatatcctactcaagtagaaatactgattgaaattgtactcaagtacaagtagaagtaagtcatacataaaatactcaagtataattaaaaagtagctcaattaaatattacagcaaaagttactagttattttcaacccccttgtttatttttggtaataaatcttacatacagtaaacatctcatgtataaacttaaaaaggaacagacctcatcttgcacaattggaacttaatttattttccacaaaggcatctgtataaaataaaagtttgtcaaaataaacaattcttaaagaattctcaggctctaagtatggttaaatttattaactctaaaactgagaaaataacattCATATAATGCTGTTTTTGCGCGGTGcattacctttaatctgattggtcagctatgatgtgatgcatttgattgtctggtcatttaattttttgtagtttcacaatgactgttgatcatttaaaaagtacaagtacccataaaattaactcagttacagtaatgtgagtacttgtaatctgtaaCTTTCACCTCTAGTGGTTAGTGATAGTTGACATATTATTTGCGTAAATACTTAATTTAAAAAGAGGTAGTTAGACATGTGTATAAACaggtggtctgtgtgtgtgtgagttcacatgtttgtatttttaaataaaaagcttaaatatttaatttcacattttatttacaaaacatgTGATTTACAATAGAAGAGAGAGGAAGTCCAGGTTAGTGCTGTTGGTGCTGATGATGATTGATGTAGGTTGTTGAGTGGTAACCATGTTTCCTGATTCCTGTCTGATGGATGCTGGGGTGATTATTTAACTTTCTCAGCACAAACAACTTTGATCAATCTGcatttcctcttcttcctctaaAATCAAACACATGGAACgtttagtcagctgataaaacactttcaccGTCACCTTTAAGGTTGCTGTGTCATCATGTCTGCAGAGGGGACTTACATAGTTGTTTTTGTTACTCCATTGGGGGTTCTCAAGGGAGTGGAGGATAGCACCCCGTTTGGCCTCACGAACATATTTTTCTTTGTCCTCTGGTGACAATGATTTCCACTGTAGAAAAgcatcagtcacacacacactgaagaccAGAGTTTAAAGATCTCAGATGATTCCTGGAGGAACAAACTAACTTACCCGTTCACCGAGGTGTTTGTTCACCACAGCGCTCGTCCTTACGCCCAGCTCCGCCTCCGCAGACGCCCTGTTCTGTTTCAGGAAGCGCATGAAGGCGTTGAGGGGCTTTTTAACATATGGCTCCTCCGTCACCTTCTCCTTCTTTCTGAAGGAAcaaatcacaaatacacagtgtaAGAGCACGGTCAAGAGTCAGTCACAAGAAATACATGTAGGATTAAAATTACTCACTGTGAGACTGGGACCTTCCCTGGGAACGCTGTTTGCACTGGGGGCAGTGGTTGAACCATCAAACCAAAGTCATTCCCATTCCTACAAAGTTAAACACACATAAACTGGATCAGAAATCACGTCTGCGTTTAATCTCGTCTGTTTGCTGGTTTACTTACTGTCCTCCAAAAGTGGGAGCTGTATATATCCCTGGACTGTAAACTGGAATTCCATAATCCTAGAGACATAAAAACACATGCATGTTAGACACCCCGTCATGGTTTTAATACAAAGatctacaaaaatacatgaaggcGTGTGTTAAAGATCTTACTGTCATAGCAGGCACAGCATTAGTagtaaaggttgagaactcaACATATTGTGCATCCTGCATGTAGACGACATTAGGATCTAGAGGGACGTTTACGGGCCCTAGATTTTGTGAGTGCCAGTGCTCAGCTTCAGGCAAGGGGTCCATAATTGGGGTGAAGGCTGGTTGACCCTGAGGTTCTTGGGCAGTGTACGTGTGATCATGAAGAAATGCGAGTAGATGATTCTGTTGGGCCCCGTACTGGCCATCATTGACTGTTTGGTCCTGAAAGTGATGGGTACAGTCACATTATTAAGTAGAAAATTCTacagaagtacacaaaaggTCCAGGTTCTTACCTCCTCAAACTCCTGCAGATCTCGGAAAAACGCCTGCTCATCAAAAAAATCTACATCAAAAATATCATTTAGGATCTGAGGAAAGAAAGAGGCTCAGTGAGCAGATCAGTGACATCATGTGTTAGTAACAGGCTAAAGTAATGTAAGCATTTAGATCAGTGATTTTTACAAGCATTT from Gouania willdenowi chromosome 20, fGouWil2.1, whole genome shotgun sequence includes:
- the LOC114454522 gene encoding transcription factor 7-like 1 codes for the protein MVQPLPPVQTAFPGKVPVSQKKEKVTEEPYVKKPLNAFMRFLKQNRASAEAELGVRTSAVVNKHLGERWKSLSPEDKEKYVREAKRGAILHSLENPQWSNKNNYRKKRKCRLIKVVCAEKVK
- the LOC114454349 gene encoding transcription factor 7-like yields the protein MKWKKEDWKHFHSEGSDKLNNPRRQSSPDLLQPVSNDILNDIFDVDFFDEQAFFRDLQEFEEDQTVNDGQYGAQQNHLLAFLHDHTYTAQEPQGQPAFTPIMDPLPEAEHWHSQNLGPVNVPLDPNVVYMQDAQYVEFSTFTTNAVPAMTDYGIPVYSPGIYTAPTFGGQNGNDFGLMVQPVPPVQTAFPGKVPVSQKKEKVTEEPYVKKPLNAFMRFLKQNRASAEAELGVRTSAVVNKHLGERWKSLSPEDKEKYVREAKRGAILHSLENPQWSNKNNYRKKRKCRLIKVVCAEKVK